A genomic region of Cannabis sativa cultivar Pink pepper isolate KNU-18-1 chromosome 1, ASM2916894v1, whole genome shotgun sequence contains the following coding sequences:
- the LOC115706584 gene encoding uncharacterized protein LOC115706584, which yields MLQRWNRAFSHLSRLGSQSQKNLNLRNDFYVISRQSYKKAAATATVAPTTSDNVEMRFPRNETAVNLDKMFWSKPCSLALDPSSPLRIEEPKYEGIKHVMLKLMLFYSKQSRSIRGANAVYSRITSQVDEPAIYEVFNLEKTFKTTFSLLVLHMWLCLRRLKEEGKEGVEFGQYLYEIYNHDVELRVSQAGVNLLLTKWMKDLERIFYGNIVAYDAAIVPEAKQDELPNVIWRNVFSDDGSLKPDAAAARTVQAMARYASREVSCLSLTDKDAMFSGNFTFTPLKNVKAKHV from the exons ATGTTACAAAGATGGAACAGGGCTTTTTCTCATTTGTCAAGACTGGGATCACAGTCACAGAAGAACTTGAATCTTAGAAATGATTTCTATGTCATTTCACGTCAAAGTTATAAGAAGGCTGCTGCAACTGCAACTGTGGCTCCTACTACTTCTGATAACGTTGAAATGAGATTTCCAAGAAATGAAACTGCG GTTAATCTTGATAAAATGTTTTGGTCCAAGCCCTGCTCATTGGCTTTGGATCCCTCTTCCCCACTGAGAATTGAAGAGCCAAAATATGAGGGCATTAAGCATGTTATGCTCAAGCTGATGCTGTTTTATTCTAAACAAAGCAGATCTATTAGGGGGGCAAATGCAGTTTACTCGCGGATTACCTCCCAAGTTGATGAACCTGCAATTTATGAAG TGTTCAACTTAGAGAAGACCTTTAAAACAACTTTTTCTTTACTCGTGCTTCACATGTGGCTTTGCTTACGCCGCTTGAAAGAAGAGGGAAAAGAAGGTGTTGAATTTGGGCAGTACTTATATGAGATTTACAATCATGATGTGGAGCTTAGAGTATCTCAAGCTGGG GTTAACTTGCTATTGACTAAATGGATGAAGGATTTAGAGAGAATATTCTATGGAAACATCGTTGCTTATGATGCCGCCATTGTTCCAGAAGCTAAACAAGATGAGCTTCCAAATGTCATATGGAG GAATGTTTTCTCTGATGATGGTTCATTAAAGCCAGATGCTGCTGCAGCTCGGACAGTTCAG GCAATGGCGAGGTATGCTTCTCGAGAAGTTAGTTGTCTGTCATTAACAG ATAAAGATGCTATGTTTTCTGGAAACTTTACATTTACACCATTGAAGAATGTGAAGGCAAAACACGTTTAG